In the Apteryx mantelli isolate bAptMan1 chromosome 13, bAptMan1.hap1, whole genome shotgun sequence genome, one interval contains:
- the LOC106497400 gene encoding protein eva-1 homolog C-like, protein MAAARQLWGPQLVGLGAALALLCLSAGVKAAPEFSGYLRKVLKNHTIHTCDGEQLIIMCPHKTTVSILGTFYGRRVPSPHLCPSPGNASEESTECMSATARQKLLDECQDQRWCQFSVHSQVFGPDPCPGTHKYLVASYKCRPANHRIKTVCENDKLRLQCRPKSILAIYSASYGRFLRGKPECDALNTEGPHIECLAPDALRRVSKKCHRKENCTVTADRATFGDPCFPGMKKQLRVSYTCVPRQLLEEVGPDTSDPFLLSDYTHGGWYKGPRFSRLREDLMIFTSSLEAFAHIWGIPEKVGLYFLCGVSGGLMLLLCIISPKVAFIQDMREAFKDPELGKSSELSRTKLQDEQDEDIPDDSSSDSSFRRLTRIYRATDNIFSPELTAAMEGAAEHRGHDGEEIWMPKESSPYAIHKIKSATK, encoded by the exons ATGGCTGCAGCCCGGCAGCTTTGGGGGCCTCAGctcgtggggctgggggcagccctgGCCCTCCTGTGCCTCTCTGCTGGGGTCAAGGCAGCCCCCGAGTTTTCGG GCTACCTGCGCAAGGTGCTGAAGAACCACACAATCCATACCTGTGATGGCGAACAGCTGATCATCATGTGCCCTCACAAGACCACTGTCAGCATCCTTGGCACATTCTATGGGCGCCGCGTGCCCAGCCCacacctctgccccagccctggcaatGCCTCTGAGGAGAGCACTGAATGCATGTCTGCCACAGCCCGCCAG AAACTGCTGGATGAGTGCCAGGACCAGCGATGGTGCCAGTTCTCAGTTCACAGCCAAGTCTTTGGGCCAGACCCGTGTCCTGGGACACACAAGTACCTTGTTGCTTCTTACAAGTGCCGGCCAG CTAACCATCGCATCAAGACTGTGTGTGAGAATGACAAGCTGAGGCTGCAGTGCCGGCCAAAATCCATCCTGGCCATTTACTCTGCAAGTTATGGACGATTCCTGCGGGGCAAGCCAGAGTGTGATGCCCTGAACACTGAGGGGCCTCATATAG AGTGTTTGGCTCCCGACGCCTTGAGGAGGGTTTCCAAGAAGTGCCACCGGAAGGAGAACTGCACTGTGACTGCTGACAGAGCCACTTTTGGGGACCCATGCTTCCCTGGCATGAAGAAACAACTGAGGGTCTCCTACACATGTG tgcccaggcagctgctggaggaggtGGGCCCTGACACCTCGGACCCCTTCCTGCTCTCGGACTACACACACG GTGGCTGGTACAAAGGGCCCAGGTTCTCCAGGCTTCGGGAAGACCTGATGATTTTTACTAGCTCTCTGGAAGCTTTTGCCCACATTTGGG GCATCCCAGAGAAAGTTGGCCTCTATTTTCTTTGTGGGGTCTCAGGAGGCCTCATGCTCCTGCTCTGCATCATCAGCCCCAAGGTGGCCTTCATCCAGGACATGAGGGAGGCTTTCaaagatccagagctggggaaaagCTCAGAGCTGAGTAGGACCAAGCTGCAGGATGAACAGGATGAAGACATTCCTGATGACAGCTCCTCAGACTCCTCCTTCCGCCGCCTCACCCGCATCTACCGGGCAACAGACAACATCTTCAGCCCTGAGCTGACCGCGGCAATGGAGGGGGCGGCAGAGCACCGGGGCCATGATGGGGAGGAGATCTGGATGCCCAAGGAGTCCAGCCCATATGCCATCCACAAGATCAAATCAGCCACCAAATGA